The Chamaesiphon minutus PCC 6605 DNA window TCCCGAATTAAATGGAGCCAATCGGAATATCTACCCAGATTTAGGTCACGCAATTCCGATGGAGGAATTGGTAATCATGGGTAAAAAAGCGATCGAATTAGTGCGTGCCGAATTTCCGGAGGCAATTTGTAGCAGTCAATGGGACTGCGATATCGAAACCACTAAGCTAGTCAATAGCCTGGGACTCGATTGTAGCTACACCGACACGACACTCAGCGGATATCTTGCCGTTGAATGGATTCGTGGCGATGATTTTTTGAGCGTGGGCGACGGTCAAACTCAACGCGGCCATTTAGACCCTGAAAAAATCGCTCAAAGTGCCATCAAACGCCTTCAGTGGGCGCGCAAGAATGTCAATCCGCCGACAGGTAAAGTCCCCGTATTATTTACAGCTAAAGCCGCAGACATGTTGTGGGAAACAGTGCAGGCAGCAATGAACGGCAAACGCGCGATCGAAGGGGCTTCACCGTGGAGCGACAGATTAGGCAAAAAAGTAGTTTCACCCCTGCTCACGCTCACTCAAGAGCCAGATCGCGGCCCATTTAGTTGTCCCTTCGACGATGAAGGCTCGCCCACGCGGAGTTTGACACTGATTCAAGAGGGCAAACTGAAGTTATTTTATGCCGATCGCACGATCGGGCGTCAACTCGGTTCTGGCTCAACTGGCAATGGCTTTCGCTCGGGTTTGGGTAGCTATCCAACCCCTGACTTGGTAAATCTGACGGTTGCGCCAGGGACGAAAAGTTTTGCCCAACTGGTGCAGCATCTCGATAATGGCATTATCATCGACCAAATTCTTGGTAGTGGAGCCGGAATGTCTGGGGATTTTTCGATTAATGTCGAGTTGGGCTATCGCGTTCGCAAGGGCGAAATTGTCGGTCGGGTCAAAGATACGATGGTTAGTGGCAATGTTTACACCGCACTCAAACAAGTCGTCGCCATCGGTGCCGATATCGACTGGAATGGACCCTGTCATACGCCATCTCTGATTGTTGAGGGGTTGTCGGTGACGGGTCGGGGATAGAGGGTCGTGAATAGTGGATAGTAGATAGTAGATAGTAATTAATATGTGGTTTTGGAGTTAAGGCTTAGGACGCTTGCGTCCTCTAGGTTTGCTATGGACTTTAGTGGCTATTCATTACCCTGTATTCACTAGTACTAACTATCCACTATCCACTATTCCCTATTCCCTAATTCATAGTTATTCTCAATAAGGCTTGCTTCTTGCAAATAGATCCCAAGTCCGATATGATGGTGAGTGACGATAAAAATTGGGTGATGAGTATGTCATTCTATACAGCAGACTCCCTCAAAGCTGAGCTACACGAACGGGGTTGGCGATTAACACCCCAACGAGAAATCATCCTGGATATTTTTCAGAACTTAGCTGAAGGCAAACATTTAAGTGCGGAAGATCTGTACGAACTGCTCAAAACTGAGGGACACGATATCAGCTTGTCCACCATTTATCGTACTGTCAAACTTATGGCGCGGATGGGGATTTTACGCGAGCTAGAGCTAGCGGAGGATCACAAACACTATGAAATCAACCAACCGTACCACCACCATCATCATTTGATCTGCGTGCGTTGCAATCAAACG harbors:
- a CDS encoding TldD/PmbA family protein; translation: MDIAEQLLDLAAQAGAEAAEVYQAKSLSRPVFFEANRLKQLETAQSEGVALRLWKDGKPGLAVAYGAVEPKILVAKSIELSQLNEPETPELNGANRNIYPDLGHAIPMEELVIMGKKAIELVRAEFPEAICSSQWDCDIETTKLVNSLGLDCSYTDTTLSGYLAVEWIRGDDFLSVGDGQTQRGHLDPEKIAQSAIKRLQWARKNVNPPTGKVPVLFTAKAADMLWETVQAAMNGKRAIEGASPWSDRLGKKVVSPLLTLTQEPDRGPFSCPFDDEGSPTRSLTLIQEGKLKLFYADRTIGRQLGSGSTGNGFRSGLGSYPTPDLVNLTVAPGTKSFAQLVQHLDNGIIIDQILGSGAGMSGDFSINVELGYRVRKGEIVGRVKDTMVSGNVYTALKQVVAIGADIDWNGPCHTPSLIVEGLSVTGRG
- a CDS encoding Fur family transcriptional regulator, which codes for MSFYTADSLKAELHERGWRLTPQREIILDIFQNLAEGKHLSAEDLYELLKTEGHDISLSTIYRTVKLMARMGILRELELAEDHKHYEINQPYHHHHHLICVRCNQTIEFKNESVLKIGDKTSKKEGYHLLDCQLTIHAVCPSCQRSILPV